One Roseimaritima multifibrata DNA window includes the following coding sequences:
- a CDS encoding FHA domain-containing protein, with product MADQQWLIGSGESCDLLVDEPKVSAAHCRLSRSGNFYSLEDLGSTNGTFVDGKRIRERQTVQPSNQITLGTSCPMPWPDSLGAKQIVLIGRAPESDFRITQPRISNLHARFLVGYQETWVLEDLHSTNGIAIKLRGVRHRVNRAVSVQPDQSVWIGNEQVAVEDLIAVAAEKPERPLPVSIKPAPVVDSLASDKRKKVAEAMLAIEAGRTESQGNRGVQYLLWFGAGMLLAILLYVLLVVYEDEIKSKIRLQPRSSFRAGMLG from the coding sequence ATGGCGGATCAACAATGGCTAATCGGGTCGGGTGAGTCCTGCGACTTGCTGGTCGACGAACCGAAGGTTTCCGCTGCGCATTGCCGCCTGAGCCGCAGTGGCAACTTCTACTCCCTAGAAGATCTGGGAAGCACGAACGGAACTTTTGTTGATGGGAAACGTATTCGAGAGCGGCAAACGGTTCAGCCATCGAATCAAATCACGTTGGGAACCTCTTGTCCGATGCCCTGGCCGGACAGCCTAGGAGCCAAGCAGATTGTCCTTATCGGACGGGCACCGGAGAGCGATTTCCGAATCACTCAGCCCAGGATTTCCAACCTGCACGCCCGATTTCTTGTCGGATATCAAGAAACGTGGGTCTTGGAAGATCTACATAGCACGAACGGGATCGCTATCAAGCTTCGGGGCGTTCGGCACCGGGTGAACCGCGCGGTCTCCGTTCAACCCGATCAATCCGTATGGATCGGTAATGAGCAGGTCGCCGTCGAAGACTTGATCGCTGTGGCGGCTGAGAAACCTGAACGCCCGCTACCCGTTTCGATAAAGCCGGCACCGGTTGTCGATTCGTTGGCGTCGGACAAGCGTAAGAAAGTAGCGGAAGCGATGTTGGCCATCGAAGCAGGGCGAACCGAGTCGCAAGGGAATCGGGGAGTCCAGTACCTGTTATGGTTCGGCGCGGGGATGCTGCTGGCGATCTTGTTATATGTCCTTCTGGTCGTCTACGAAGACGAGATTAAATCAAAAATCCGTCTCCAGCCACGAAGTTCTTTTCGTGCCGGGATGCTTGGCTGA